Proteins found in one Aspergillus puulaauensis MK2 DNA, chromosome 8, nearly complete sequence genomic segment:
- the PMC1_2 gene encoding cation-translocating P-type ATPase (COG:P;~EggNog:ENOG410PGJZ;~InterPro:IPR006068,IPR018303,IPR023298,IPR023299, IPR001757,IPR006408,IPR004014,IPR036412,IPR008250, IPR023214;~PFAM:PF00689,PF13246,PF00122,PF00690,PF00702;~TransMembrane:10 (i205-225o237-258i411-432o452-479i881-902o908-930i951-976o1026-1048i1060-1078o1084-1103i);~go_component: GO:0016020 - membrane [Evidence IEA];~go_component: GO:0016021 - integral component of membrane [Evidence IEA];~go_function: GO:0000166 - nucleotide binding [Evidence IEA];~go_function: GO:0005388 - calcium transmembrane transporter activity, phosphorylative mechanism [Evidence IEA];~go_function: GO:0005524 - ATP binding [Evidence IEA];~go_process: GO:0070588 - calcium ion transmembrane transport [Evidence IEA]), with protein MASSTVPAITVEDPEPATNSPDVSLQHPDATSRERSLSNLTAVDSEYTGRDRAMSGSTMAASSAGLEVPKDKGKPSSSQAPSVFSADEQGEALRPDPGTEADFQVDNNPFAYSPGQLNKLLNPKSLAALLALGGLSGLANGLHTDISTGLSTEETRAADEKHTAGAGSSGNDLSDRIRVFKQNVLPERKATPLWKLMWLAYNDKVLILLTAAAAISLALGLYETFGVEHEPGSGMPLNWVEGCAICVAIVIVVMVGSLNDYQKERAFVKLNKKKEDREVTVVRSGKSVRISVHDVLVGDILHLEPGDLVPVDGVYIDGHNVKCDESSATGESDQLKKTGAEQALRLLEQGHTKQQDMDPFIISGSKVLEGVGTCLVTSVGVNSSYGKILMAMRQDMEATPLQKKLDRLASAIAKLGASSAIFLFMILLFRFLGTLSENGRTSTEKASQVIDILIVAITVIVVAVPEGLPLAVTLALAFATTRMVKLNNLVRVLKSCETMGNATTVCSDKTGTLTTNKMTVVTGTFGDDDFDDKNQTGKEHRSTAFASSLTPEQKQAIIESVAINSTAFEGEENGMPGFIGSKTETALLGFARDVLGMGSLAEERANSTIIQLMPFDSGRKCMGAVIRLPNGTYRFLVKGASEILLGYSSTVWMPTGQIELDSSERERLEQVILDYAKQSLRTIALVSRDFAEWPPKHALNPDDSSEADLGRLLSDMAFMGVVGIQDPIRPGVPEAVAKCHHAGVTVRMVTGDNMVTAKAIATDCGIYTDGIVMEGPHFRTLSDAEFDDVLPKLQVLARSSPEDKRILVTRLRDLGEIVAVTGDGTNDGPALKAANIGFSMGISGTEVAKEASAIVLMDDNFASILTALMWGRAVNDAVRKFLQFQITVNITAVLLTFISSVADAEMRSVLTAVQLLWINLIMDSLAALALATDPPTEEILDRKPIKGGAPLISTTMWKMIIGQSIFQLIVTLILHFGPREQFLDYPDEVRRSVVFNTFVWMQIFNEFNNRRLDNKFNIFTGLHRNWFFIGINCIMVGCQVVIAFYGGAAFSIVRIHDEQWAICILVAAISLPWAIVVRTFPDPWFHAIAKFVGTPVVLVYRPLSRGMHRLGGKMKTLRRKDDQDSSEDEADQDSRDNGFNPETEKPDDRNV; from the exons ATGGCGTCGTCAACTGTGCCGGCCATCACTGTCGAGGACCCT GAGCCAGCGACAAACTCCCCCGATGTCTCGCTTCAACATCCCGATGCGACGTCCCGCGAGCGATCGCTGAGCAATCTAACGGCGGTGGACAGCGAATATACCGGTCGCGATCGAGCGATGAGCGGCAGCACAATGgcagccagcagcgccgGGCTCGAGGTCCCGAAGGACAAGGGCAAGCCATCGTCAAGTCAAGCGCCGAGCGTGTTTTCGGCCGACGAGCAGGGCGAGGCGCTGCGGCCAGACCCGGGGACCGAGGCAGATTTCCAAGTCGACAATAACCCATTCGCGTACTCGCCGGGGCAACTGAACAAACTGCTGAATCCAAAGTCGCTCGCGGCTTTGCTTGCACTGGGAGGATTGTCTGGACTGGCGAATGGGCTTCATACGGATATCAGCACGGGTCTTAGCACGGAGGAGACAAGGGCAGCAGATGAGAAACATACTGCTGGTGCAGGGTCATCAGGAAATGACCTTTCCGACCGGATCCGCGTGTTTAAACAGAACGTTCTCCCCGAGAGGAAAGCGACGCCGTTATGGAAGCTGATGTGGCTGGCCTACAACGACAAGGTTCTGATTTTGCTGACTGCAGCGGCAGCGATTTCGTTGGCGTTAGGATTATACGAGACATTTGGAGTCGAGCATGAGCCGGGCTCCGGGATGCCATTGAATTGGGTCGAGGGATGTGCGATCTGTGTTGCAATTGTGATCGTGGTAATGGTGGGCTCCTTGAACGACTACCAGAAGGAGCGCGCGTTCGTCAAACTCAACAAGAAAAAGGAGGACCGTGAGGTGACGGTGGTTCGGTCTGGCAAATCGGTTAGGATATCGGTTCATGATGTATTGGTTGGCGACATTCTACAtctggagcctggagatCTCGTCCCTGTTGACGGCGTCTATATCGACGGACATAATGTCAAATGCGATGAGTCGTCTGCCACTGGCGAGTCGGACCAGCTCAAGAAGACCGGCGCAGAACAAGCTCTTCGTCTACTGGAGCAGGGACACACCAAGCAGCAGGACATGGACCCGTTCATCATCTCCGGCAGCAAAGTCCTCGAGGGCGTGGGAACGTGCCTGGTCACCTCCGTCGGCGTCAACTCCAGCTATGGCAAGATCCTCATGGCGATGCGCCAGGATATGGAGGCGACTCcattgcagaagaagctggatcgATTAGCGAGTGCCATTGCTAAACTAGGAGCCAGTTCTGCTATCTTCCTGTTTATGATTCTGCTATTTCGCTTTCTAGGAACCCTTTCCGAGAATGGTCGCACTAGCACGGAAAAGGCATCGCAGGTTATTGATATCCTGATTGTTGCTATTACAGTCATCGTCgttgctgttcctgaaggCCTGCCACTGGCAGTGACTCTGGCACTGGCATTTGCAACCACGCGCATGGTCAAGCTGAATAACCTGGTTCGAGTGCTGAAATCATGCGAGACAATGGGGAATGCCACAACAGTCTGCTCCGATAAAACTGGGACTCTTACGACAAATAAAATGACAGTCGTGACTGGGACGTTTGGAGATGATGACTTTGACGACAAGAACCAGACTGGAAAAGAACACCGCTCAACTGCTTTTGCAAGCTCCCTCACGCCGGAACAGAAACAGGCAATTATTGAATCTGTTGCAATCAATTCGACCGCGTttgagggcgaggagaacGGCATGCCTGGGTTCATTGGCTCCAAGACCGAGACTGCACTGTTAGGGTTTGCCCGTGATGTCCTGGGAATGGGATCCCTCGCAGAGGAACGCGCCAATTCGACAATTATCCAGTTGATGCCCTTTGATTCCGGCCGGAAATGCATGGGGGCCGTCATTCGATTGCCAAATGGGACATACAGATTCCTTGTCAAGGGCGCTTCGGAGATCCTACTGGGATACAGCTCAACTGTCTGGATGCCAACCGGGCAGATTGAACTCGATTCTAGCGAACGTGAGAGACTGGAGCAGGTTATTCTAGACTACGCAAAGCAATCCCTGCGCACAATCGCCTTGGTCTCTCGAGACTTTGCAGAATGGCCGCCGAAACACGCACTCAACCCCGATGACTCGTCCGAGGCAGACCTTGGCCGTCTCCTATCTGACATGGCTTTCATGGGAGTTGTTGGTATCCAAGATCCCATCAGGCCCGGTGTCCCCGAGGCCGTGGCAAAGTGCCATCATGCTGGGGTGACGGTTCGCATGGTCACCGGTGACAATATGGTCACGGCCAAAGCCATCGCAACCGACTGCGGCATCTATACCGACGGAATTGTCATGGAGGGACCTCACTTTCGTACCCTGTCAGACGCCGAATTCGACGATGTTTTACCTAAACTGCAGGTCCTTGCGCGCTCTTCACCAGAAGACAAACGGATTCTTGTTACCAGATTAAGAGACCTGGGAGAGATTGTCGCAGTGACAGGAGACGGCACCAACGACGGCCCGGCACTCAAGGCGGCCAACATCGGGTTTTCTATGGGCATTTCAGGCACAGAGGTTGCCAAAGAGGCCTCGGCCATTGTTCTCATGGACGACAACTTTGCCAGTATTCTCACAGCCCTGATGTGGGGACGCGCTGTAAACGACGCCGTCCGCAAGTTCCTGCAGTTCCAGATCACCGTCAATATAACTGCTGTCCTCCTGACTTTCATCTCATCCGTGGCGGATGCGGAGATGCGCTCTGTCCTGACGGCAGTGCAATTGCTGTGGATTAACCTCATCAT GGACTCTCTCGCAGCCCTTGCATTAGCAACTGACCCTCCAACCGAAGAAATCCTCGACCGCAAGCCCATAAAAGGCGGCGCCCCTCTAATCTCAACCACAATGTGGAAGATGATAATCGGACAGTCCATCTTCCAGCTCATCGTAACCCTAATCCTGCACTTCGGCCCCAGGGAGCAATTCCTCGACTACCCAGACGAAGTCCGCCGCTCGGTCGTCTTCAACACCTTTGTCTGGATGCAGATCTTCAACGAGTTCAACAACAGACGGCTGGACAACAAGTTCAATATCTTCACTGGTCTGCACAGGAACTGGTTCTTCATCGGGATCAACTGCATCATGGTCGGGTGTCAGGTCGTCATTGCATTCTACGGTGGTGCTGCATTCAGCATTGTGCGCATCCACGATGAACAGTGGGCGATTTGTattctcgtcgccgccatctCTCTCCCCTGGGCTATTGTTGTGCGGACATTCCCCGATCCCTGGTTCCACGCCATTGCGAAGTTTGTCGGAACTCCGGTCGTACTTGTATACCGTCCTTTGAGTCGTGGAATGCACCGACTAGGAGGGAAGATGAAGACTCTGCGAAGGAAGGATGACCAGGACAGCtcagaagatgaagctgatcagGATTCCAGAGACAACGGCTTCAACCCAGAGACCGAGAAGCCCGACGATAGAAATGTCTGA
- a CDS encoding fungal specific transcription factor domain-containing protein (COG:S;~EggNog:ENOG410PVQA;~InterPro:IPR007219;~PFAM:PF04082;~go_function: GO:0003677 - DNA binding [Evidence IEA];~go_function: GO:0008270 - zinc ion binding [Evidence IEA];~go_process: GO:0006351 - transcription, DNA-templated [Evidence IEA]) yields MSPGNNALPTPDTGIQDAEVHQEAERTFKPQDVIGAKAPLTNPLAFHITDWVPGPTGRPVFMGTSSTWSFGRRVLEMTHMKLTGLPLAPDPNKLLFDTHVYDLKWDGNKAKSPSNPFDVSNLPTPEFARYLISSVKFHCGHLFYLIDEAQFMERFTEFEQNPTEVARASPLWFCHYLLIIAFGKSFLVRSTTSRNPPGSDQFVQAMHCMPDFTFFDGDPIETTQVLCCAALYLQSVDRRGSAYRMIGTALRQAIEHGMYTEMHGLCLDRAYVNRCRLVWWTVYVLERRMSSLQGVPMGISEDSITASLPSMSDQDSETSVLEMQVTLCQILAKVDLTVYGSGGKVDSRYLSATQSVLRDIASVTERLNCSFDLYGSGSMGGISRVSAHLHLLEHQCIILTTRPLLYIFLQSKLGQSEPALMDWLQSGTVKALLQVCVESSQQTLRILSSLLDQGLLDAFLPFDMDAVCISTIPLLMAAAIDPSLLIDHSPWAQRAYTVLDDMSTRGSRSARLIQSELQQLDDELSQLLTKDSAPMAVPPGTLSTPQTGGGADSVDHAPIAAPGSYLAPGISESGQHYELSPEQSMDLANSLDLNSFTWPFPWVDDLPGTSI; encoded by the exons ATGTCGCCAGGCAATAATGCACTACCAACACCAGACACTGGCAttcaggatgcagaggtACACCAAGAAGCCGAAAGGACGTTTAAGCCCCAAGATGTAATAGGAGCAAAGGCCCCTCTCACCAATCCTCTAGCTTTTCACATCACAGACTGGGTCCCAGGCCCGACGGGGCGACCAG TATTCATGGGTACGTCGTCGACATGGTCCTTTGGCCGGCGAGTGTTGGAAATGACCCATATGAAACTCACCGGCCTCCCTCTGGCTCCAGACCCAAACAAGCTGCTTTTTGACACTCATGTCTACGATCTTAAATGGGATGGGAATAAGGCAAAGTCCCCTTCGAATCCATTTGACGTGTCCAACCTCCCAACTCCAGAGTTTGCCAGGTATCTCATCAGTTCAGTGAAGTTCCATTGTGGACACCTCTTCTATCTAATCGACGAGGCGCAGTTCATGGAGCGTTTCACAGAGTTTGAGCAGAACCCTACAGAAGTAGCTCGAGCTTCGCCCTTGTGGTTCTGTCACTATCTTCTGATCATAGCATTTGGAAAGAGCTTCCTCGTTCGCTCGACGACATCACGGAATCCTCCGGGGTCAGATCAGTTTGTCCAAGCGATGCACTGCATGCCGGACTTTaccttcttcgacggcgaCCCTATTGAGACGACACAGGTCTTGTGCTGTGCTGCGCTCTACCTGCAGTCCGTTGACCGGCGTGGATCAGCATATCGAATG ATTGGCACTGCGCTACGTCAGGCCATAGAACACGGTATGTATACTGAGATGCACGGACTCTGCCTTGACCGGGCCTATGTGAATCGATGCAGACTGGTCTGGTGGACTGTCTATGTGCTCGAGCGCCGTATGTCGTCTCTTCAAGGCGTCCCGATGGGGATCTCAGAGGACAGCATAACTGCCTCGTTGCCCTCAATGTCGGATCAGGACAGCGAGACGAGCGTTTTGGAGATGCAGGTTACCCTGTGTCAAATATTGGCAAAAGTAGACTTGA CTGTCTACGGTAGCGGGGGAAAGGTGGATAGTAGGTATCTGAGTGCAACACAGTCGGTTCTTAGAGACATCGCGAGCGTCACTGAGCGCCTTAATTGCTCCTTTGATCTCTATGGAAGTGGTTCCATGGGGGGTATTTCTCGCGTCTCAGCGCATTTGCACCTTCTCGAGCACCAG TGTATCATACTTACCACTAGACCGCTGTTGTATATCTTTCTTCAATCCAAGCTCGGCCAGTCTGAACCCGCCCTAATGGATTGGCTTCAATCTGGCACTGTAAAGGCATTGCTCCAGGTTTGTGTAGAGTCTTCGCAACAGACTCTACGAATACTGTCCAGCCTACTTGACCAGGGACTTCTTG ACGCGTTTCTCCCGTTCGATATGGACGCAGTTTGTATTTCAACGATCCCATTGTTAATGGCAGCCGCGATTGATCCATCGCTGCTCATCGATCATTCACCCTGGGCGCAGCGTGCCTATACCGTTCTGGACGACATGTCCACCCGTGGCAGCCGTTCTGCAAGGTTAATTCAGTCGGAGCTCCAACAGTTGGATGACGAGCTCTCCCAGTTATTGACGAAGGATAGCGCCCCAATGGCGGTACCACCAGGGACTCTCTCTACACCCCAGACAGGTGGTGGTGCTGATTCCGTAGACCATGCCCCAATTGCTGCCCCTGGGAGCTATCTGGCGCCGGGCATTTCGGAGAGCGGACAGCATTACGAGCTTAGTCCGGAGCAGTCGATGGATTTGGCGAACTCGCTGGATCTGAATAGCTTTACCTGGCCCTTTCCTTGGGTAGATGACCTGCCGGGGACAAGTATATGA
- a CDS encoding uncharacterized protein (COG:S;~EggNog:ENOG410PM6C;~InterPro:IPR027417,IPR007111,IPR036770;~PFAM:PF05729): protein MDGQSQDLWLSALAKLDEADKALLLAFGDVTDPSKRVDVLDGFGQTTREAYEMCVRKRWSFKLPGGQGKKIIVRDLIAKTTHWLEVFKGIGDQAVHFDPAFAGLPWAGARFLLQIAINDFEKFDFAVEAAERISRMTARYRIIEKLYLRRGSEAAEQLEQALILLYATTLTYLAKAKRYFEENTALRMLHSGLLAKSDLHDLMEKLETHEKEADRCTSLVEAEINHDTAALIADLSLEMKQMSALREALARIDQPILNMAHQLDRMEDHLDNMQRKEILDWISSQRYGDHHRAIKDRVLDGTCSWIMQHPEFVKWKADSTNSLLWLHGTQGAGKSCLTSVVIEDSMELARPDQSCSLAYFYCSRNTSEPQRADPQKVLACIARQLSSTSSDCPIAPPTIALYNKLRSVDGSREVLAIPELVELILELTNLYYRTTIVLDALDECDPETRWKLVDALNDIVADSTSLVKVFVSSREEGDLRLSIEDHTGIQVTALENSEDIQKFVEVETERMVAKKQVLGRIKQPATKEELKQLIKHDVVSKANGMFRWAELQLASLRGIQFEKDVRSELSRIPRDLGMLYEDLYQRALESAKDTARSVMQNALKWMLCSRETLPQKDFFQAITAFLDVDVDDFDEDVILDLLNNFVVSYTTESGVQSFRFAHLSVREFLETKPEYCVASSNSFAAEISLLTLIGCSGSPSASRFVEELGLDASTFIPFSEVESHTKGIHDYCIRFWGEHCELAGGANRTADSKHLNRLLHYFLFDDSDENCPVSRWWRSYHRLLGIRRHAFAMKNFFYDHEQSSDRALFLASCYGFDEIVSMERPEVLSAHLQTECAMAAATHQQHSVLRSLLDTTNTRDLLQDLVFQMVFLGDVNGVREFLKLLEPAEVTEFMLSRARRPEIISMLLDHNRGLQITTKMVEDNGRPSDCINVYLDRAPDLEITSNILSNAIGSMGFDSFKRLVDRADPAMITSDVIATALFKDYLGPHVLPMIELLLERAGEIEVDEVAIMQGVGNSKSPEMVKRLIDQGWILAPRTIEYGALYANKEVFQVLFEASGANVTPRLLELAAANDRDGDRVVTLLVNLLDDAVDDETWNRMLVRCVRNRSRGQETMGVLLPLKPSTKIGEKVFLAGLKMDWNDHGRLNRMLDEHRELEITDSVVRCALEKLKYDGTIRKILDRHGCPVISCDMMLGAVSNRLFGDEMTKLLLHREGMLEPPSAEVRKAVICNDHSGYEILQMLESRFGNFTFTDADLESATSGSLKMLKLILSRRGIAHTSGSVLRAAASRAHLDVLKYVLRLYDGPVTREMVVAAAGNEGSGAEKFKLIWDLAPDVKPCPELLLEAAHAEDNLNLILDRLEDESLCQTVLDAAVQSRDDCYGLVRTFLRRGVPIKISQKTVMDAIESGNGEILSLVLKYVPEFEITQEIVNLAVEREDFGSLTILDREASPTELNLQGVRQGVPKSFRTSFVRYFDKDI from the exons ATGGACGGCCAGAGCCAAGATCTTTGGCTGTCCGCCCTGGCCAAATTGGACGAGGCCGATAAAGCGCTCCTCCTCGCATTTGGCGACGTCACCGACCCCAGCAAGCGAGTTGATGTCCTCGACGGGTTTGGGCAGACCACTCGAGAAGCGTATGAGATGTGCGTTCGCAAGCGATGGTCCTTCAAACTGCCGGGAGGGCAAGGAAAGAAGATCATCGTGCGCGATCTCATCGCAAAGACCACGCACTGGCTCGAGGTGTTCAAGGGCATTGGGGACCAGGCTGTTCACTTTGATCCGGCATTCGCTGGCCTTCCCTGGGCGGGCGCGCGATTTTTGTTGCAG ATTGCAATCAACGACTTTGAGAAATTCGATTTCGCCGTGGAAGCCGCCGAGAGAATATCAAGGATGACCGCTCGCTACAGGATCATTGAGAAACTGTATCTGCGACGTGGCTCTGAGGCGGCTGAGCAGCTGGAGCAGGCCCTCATCCTGCTATATGCTACGACGCTCACCTATTTGGCCAAGGCCAAACGATATTTCGAGGAGAATACCGCACTTCGCATGCTGCATAGTGGCCTGCTGGCCAAGAGCGACCTCCATGACCTGATGGAGAAACTGGAAACCCATGAGAAAGAAGCAGACCGCTGCACCAGCTTGGTAGAGGCAGAAATTAACCATGATACCGCAGCCCTGATTGCGGATCTGTCATTGGAAATGAAGCAAATGTCGGCATTGAGGGAGGCCCTCGCGAGAATAGACCAGCCTATCTTGAATATGGCACACCAGCTTGATAGAATGGAGGATCATCTTGACA ACATGCAGCGAAAGGAAATACTAGACTGGATCTCGTCGCAGAGATACGGTGACCACCACAGGGCCATCAAAGACAGGGTTCTTGATGGAACGTGCAGCTGGATCATGCAACACCCTGAATTCGTCAAATGGAAAGCCGACAGCACAAACTCACTCCTCTGGTTACACGGCACACAAGGAGCGGGCAAGAGCTGCTTGACCTCGGTAGTGATCGAGGACAGTATGGAGCTGGCCCGTCCAGATCAAAGCTGCTCCCTGGCATACTTCTACTGCTCACGGAATACATCGGAGCCCCAACGAGCAGACCCGCAGAAGGTACTGGCATGTATCGCCCGTCAactctccagcacctcctcTGACTGTCCCATTGCTCCTCCGACGATTGCATTGTATAACAAGCTGCGTTCGGTTGATGGGTCGAGGGAGGTCCTTGCTATACCAGAGCTCGTTGAGCTAATCCTGGAGCTCACCAATCTTTATTACAGGACTACGATCGTATTGGACGCGCTGGACGAGTGTGATCCAGAGACCAGATGGAAACTAGTGGATGCACTGAATGATATCGTTGCTGATTCTACCAGCCTGGTCAAGGTGTTCGTTAGCTCacgcgaagaaggcgatcTTCGATTGTCGATCGAGGATCATACTGGCATTCAAGTGACGGCCTTGGAGAATAGCGAAGATATCCAGAAGTTTGTAGAAGTTGAAACGGAGAGAATGGTTGCCAAAAAGCAGGTGCTTGGTCGTATCAAACAGCCAGCcacgaaggaggagctcaaaCAGCTTATCAAGCACGATGTTGTTTCCAAGGCCAATGGAAT GTTCCGGTGGGCCGAGTTGCAGCTGGCAAGCCTCCGAGGGATTCAGTTCGAAAAGGACGTTCGCTCTGAGCTGTCTCGAATCCCCCGTGATTTGGGTATGCTGTATGAAGACCTCTACCAGAGGGCACTTGAGAGTGCCAAAGATACAGCTCGGTCTGTAATGCAAAATGCTCTGAAGTGGATGCTATGTTCTCGAGAAACTCTCCCTCAGAAAGACTTCTTTCAAGCTATCACGGCCTTCTTAGATGTAGACGTTGATGACTTCGATGAAGACGTTATCTTGGACCTTCTGAACAACTTTGTCGTCAGCTATACCACCGAGTCGGGAGTGCAGAGCTTCCGATTCGCCCATCTATCGGTCCGAGAGTTCCTGGAGACGAAACCGGAGTACTGCGTTGCATCCAGTAATTCATTTGCTGCGGAGATATCTCTACTCACATTGATCGGTTGTTCTGGGTCCCCCAGCGCCAGTCGGTTTGTTGAAGAGCTAGGGCTTGATGCTTCTACTTTCATACCCTTTTCAGAAGTCGAATCCCATACAAAGGGCATCCACGACTACTGCATCAGGTTTTGGGGTGAGCATTGTGAGCTTGCTGGAGGGGCAAATCGAACAGCGGACAGTAAACATCTGAATCGCCTTCTgcattattttctttttgatGATTCCGATGAAAACTGCCCTGTAAGCCGCTGGTGGCGTTCTTATCACCGTCTCTTGGGCATCAGGCGGCACGCCTTCGCGATGAAGAATTTCTTTTATGACCATGAGCAATCGTCCGATCGAGCCCTATTTCTGGCCAGTTGCTATGGCTTTGACGAAATCGTTAGCATGGAAAGACCTGAAGTACTCAGTGCCCACTTGCAGACGGAGTGTGCCATGGCTGCAGCcacccaccagcagcactCTGTCCTCAGGTCTCTTCTTGACACCACGAACACCAGGGATCTGCTGCAAGATTTGGTATTCCAGATGGTCTTTTTGGGTGATGTCAACGGTGTCCGAGAATTCCTGAAGCTGCTCGAGCCTGCTGAAGTGACCGAATTCATGTTATCGCGCGCCAGGAGACCGGAGATCATTTCAATGCTGCTCGACCATAACAGGGGCCTTCAAATCACGACAAAAATGGTGGAGGACAATGGCCGGCCCTCTGATTGCATCAATGTCTATCTTGACCGGGCTCCAGACTTGGAGATCACGTCGAACATACTCTCAAACGCTATTGGAAGCATGGGTTTTGATTCATTCAAGCGTCTTGTTGACCGCGCGGACCCCGCGATGATTACCTCTGATGTTATCGCTACGGCCTTGTTCAAGGATTACTTAGGGCCACATGTACTGCCCATGAttgagctcctcctcgaGCGTGCCGGGGAAATTGAAGTCGATGAGGTTGCTATCATGCAGGGGGTGGGCAACAGCAAAAGTCccgagatggtgaagagaCTTATTGACCAGGGATGGATCCTTGCTCCACGCACCATTGAGTACGGTGCCCTATACGCGAACAAAGAGGTATTCCAGGTTCTCTTCGAGGCCAGCGGTGCAAATGTCACACCTCGTCTACTTGAACTGGCTGCGGCTAATGATAGAGACGGGGATAGGGTTGTCACGCTCCTAGTGAACCTGTTAGATGATGCAGTCGATGACGAGACCTGGAACAGGATGCTGGTAAGGTGTGTTCGCAACAGGTCCAGGGGCCAAGAGACAATGGGCGTGCTCCTTCCCCTCAAACCCAGTACGAAAATAGGCGAAAAAGTCTTCCTGGCTGGTTTAAAGATGGACTGGAATGACCATGGAAGGCTTAATCGGATGCTGGATGAGCATCGAGAGTTGGAAATTACCGACAGCGTTGTGCGATGCGCattggagaagctgaagtaTGACGGGACCATCAGAAAGATTCTAGATCGCCATGGCTGCCCCGTCATATCCTGCGATATGATGCTCGGTGCAGTCAGTAACCGTCTATTTGGAGACGAAATGACCAAGCTGCTCCTGCATCGAGAGGGTATGCTGGAGCCGCCTTCTGCTGAAGTCAGGAAAGCAGTCATTTGCAACGATCATTCGGGCTATGAAATACTACAGATGCTTGAGAGCCGGTTTGGAAATTTCACATTCACTGATGCAGACTTGGAGAGTGCCACATCAGGAAGCCTGAAAATGTTGAAACTCATCCTCAGTCGTCGTGGGATCGCACATACCTCTGGGTCAGTACTCCGAGCAGCAGCGTCTCGCGCGCACTTGGATGTCCTCAAATATGTCCTGCGGCTGTACGATGGCCCTGTCACCCGTGAAATGGTGGTCGCCGCAGCTGGAAATGAAGGAAGCGGCGCCGAGAAGTTCAAACTCATATGGGACCTTGCTCCAGACGTTAAGCCGTGTCCTGAACTACTCCTGGAAGCAGCACACGCGGAAGACAATCTCAATCTCATATTAGACCGGCTTGAGGACGAAAGCCTATGTCAAACGGTGCTAGATGCCGCTGTGCAGTCAAGGGACGACTGTTATGGCCTCGTGCGTACTTTCCTGCGAAGGGGCGTCCCTATTAAGATTTCACAGAAGACAGTCATGGATGCCATTGAGTCTGGCAATGGGGAAATACTGAGTCTTGTCCTCAAATACGTGCCTGAATTTGAGATAACGCAGGAAATCGTTAACCTGGCTGTCGAGCGTGAAGACTTTGGCTCTCTAACCATCTTAGACCGAGAGGCCAGTCCTACGGAATTAAATCTACAAGGAGTCCGACAGGGGGTGCCCAAGTCTTTCAGGACATCATTTGTTCGATACTTCGATAAGGACATTTAA